AAGATGAAGTCCAAATGGTCATTGAAGGATGTGTCTGCACAGGCCAACTTTAGGACGGCAGGGACCTCACAGAAGAAGTGGTTTATCTTGTGGGGGCCACAATAAGGCAGACGCATGGTGAAGACAGTGTAGATCAGGGCCCCAGCTATGCTAACGGCCCAACAGCCTGTGACCATCTTGATACAAATGGAGCGGCCCATGAGCAAGGGATAGTGAAGGGGGAAGCAAATGGCCACATACCTGTCATAGGCCATAATGGCATAGAGCACACACTCAGCAATGCCCAGGACCAAGAAGATGAACATTTGGGCTACACAAGCTCCCCAGGAGATGGTTTTCTTTGGACACACCATATTAATCAACATCTGGGGCATGGTGGTAGTGACATAGCTCATATCCACCAAGgagaggatgctgagaaagaaatacatgggTGTGTGGAGGTGTGAGTCCATGTAGATCAGGGTGATGATGAGTCCATTGCCCAGAAGAATGATGAGgtagaggagaaggaagaaggagaacagGGCTATTCTGACCTGTGACTCACTGGAGAAACCAAGGAGGATGAACTCAGATACAAAGCTGTGATTCTCCTTGCCGAGGCTCTGCATAGTGATCTGTCTATTAAGGAGACAAGGACTTCCCTGTTCTGTCCTTGGCCTTGGGGGAAGGAGGACAGAGTTGACAGAAGCTGAGTCATACACACATAGCACCTTGCACAGTAGCTCTCATGGATTTCATCAAACCTTTGTTGAGTTGgatacaaagggaaagaaagatgggCAGCTCTGTCACTGGCAAGTAAGTCAGGAGATCTGGATTCATACCTGTAATATTATATAGGATGCCCGACTGCCCACCGGTCCTTCTCTGGAAACTATCCTCACCTATAGAAGGCAAGGCATTAGGTAGCCATGTTTGTAGCAGGGGACCTAGCCAATCCCTGGCCACTGCTGAATTCTATCAAGGGTGTACACCTGCCCCAGTCTGGAGGGCAATTCTCTGAGAATTCAAAATGACAACACTAGAAATCTATGTCAGTGAGCTGTGGGTGCCTGAGGTACTAACAACCAGAGTCGGTGTGGTGGTAGCCAAAGTTACAGGGGAGTCGacactatagagaaaaaaaaagtggacatcTTGCAGAAATGATAAAGAGTAGACATGCTGGGCAGCAGAAAAGAGACCTCACAGAGAAGTGACCCCAGTCACTGAGAGCATGACTCTGGCTCCTGACTTGCTACCTCCAGTTCCCCCTTTGTTTCCTGTGCTTGGATACCTGTGGGATTTTCTGTTGAATCCTTACAATTACTACCCCATGACCACATTTTAAATTCAGCTCTTCTTGAATGTCCCAGGGTTGTCACTtacccagctgtgtgaccttgggcaagtaccTTCACTTCCATTGGCCTCAGTCATCCCACCTGTTAGAGATGAAACATCTGTGGTACAGAGTAATGGCAAGGAGCATATAAGATTCTGTATGTCAAGACATTTggcaaaatataaaacactagACAAGTAAAGGGGTTAGTATAAGTGGAGTGAGTCTGGAAATCAGAAGAACAAAGGGCTGGTCCTAACTCTGTCCTGGATTTGCTATGTTCATagccccatttatttttatttttatttagagagaaacaggggagcagagagggaatgagagagaatcttaagcaggctccatactctgtgtggagcctgaggtaaggctcaatcccacaaccctgagatcatgacctgagccaaaatcaagagtcagacctcaaccgactgagtaaCCCAGGTGTCTCAACAGCCCCCTTTTTAAGTGAAGCTGTTGGACTTGCCCACTCCAAAGGAAACTTTCAGCTCTGCTATTCTTTGATACAGAAATACCAGCCTGGAGCCCTGTGATCGCATCAGTGCCATGAACACCACAGGGAAGGTTGAGCTGGGAAGTCAGCTGAACAGGATTGTGATTGCAAGAGATTCCTTCTGGGAGTTGGAGACATGAGGCCAGAGCAGAGTACACAGAGCATAGATAGACTTCGTGTCCACAAATCTGAGTCTTGTAGCCTCTTTACCTGCTCCTAAGTCACTTAGACTCCAGAGTCCCATATTCTTCATCTGTAATACCTCCTCCATAGTGGAGGTTGTGTGAAATATACCTGGTCTATTGACAGTGCTCCACAAAAGGGAGGGATTTAGATAATGGGCAACTGagtggaaggagcagagaggagctATCCTGGCATTTTCAAGTATCTGAGGCTTCAGAGGACAGGGCTGAAAACACAATTGTGAGGACTGATTGCTACAGGGTGCTGGTGGGAATCTGGAAGGTGGGAATGTTGTTTGAGGCTGTTTGGGCAAAAGAAGATGGTATGATGGTATGTGCAGAACTTTAGGGAATACCAGGAATtggatgaagaagaaagag
Above is a window of Panthera uncia isolate 11264 chromosome C1 unlocalized genomic scaffold, Puncia_PCG_1.0 HiC_scaffold_4, whole genome shotgun sequence DNA encoding:
- the LOC125912691 gene encoding olfactory receptor 2A12-like produces the protein MQSLGKENHSFVSEFILLGFSSESQVRIALFSFFLLLYLIILLGNGLIITLIYMDSHLHTPMYFFLSILSLVDMSYVTTTMPQMLINMVCPKKTISWGACVAQMFIFLVLGIAECVLYAIMAYDRYVAICFPLHYPLLMGRSICIKMVTGCWAVSIAGALIYTVFTMRLPYCGPHKINHFFCEVPAVLKLACADTSFNDHLDFILGFTLLLVPFSLILVSYVCIFASILRIHSSHGRLKSFSTCASHITVVIMFYGPAMIMYMRPGSWYDPKRDKKLALFYNVVSAFLNPIIYSLRNKDVKGAFLNVFGNRRASQ